One window from the genome of Magnolia sinica isolate HGM2019 chromosome 4, MsV1, whole genome shotgun sequence encodes:
- the LOC131243760 gene encoding uncharacterized protein LOC131243760 isoform X1: MFFEGYGYHGGSFEQAYRCYPASFINKPQLETGDKIIMPPSALDRLASLNIDYPMLFELCNPAAERVSHCGVLEFIADEGVIYLPYWMMENMLLQEGDIVQVKNASLLKGTYVKLQPHTKDFLDISNPKAILETTLRNYSCLTTGDTIMVAYNNKKFYIDIVETKPSSAISIIETDCEVDFAPPLDYKEPERPAPSIPSSKAPAQAQEEPTKEEPKFIPFTGVAQRLDGKPLKQPATASSSTQNEAQSGVGANGAGSAQSSSSSRPPSGKLVFGSNMSQASKDKQKVQKYFLQ; this comes from the exons TTTTTCGAAGGATATGGTTATCATGGAGGATCTTTCGAGCAGGCATATCGTTGTTACCCAGCCTCTTTTATCAATAAG CCGCAGTTGGAAACTGGTGACAAAA TCATAATGCCTCCCTCGGCCCTTGATCGCCTTG CATCTCTGAACATTGATTATCCAATGTTATTTGAACTCTGTAATCCCGCGGCAGAGCGGGTTTCTCATTGTGGTGTTCTGGAGTTCATTGCGGATGAAGGCGTTATCTACTTACCATATTGG ATGATGGAAAACATGCTTTTACAAGAGGGGGATATTGTGCAAGTGAAAAATGCCTCCCTTTTGAAGGGAACATATGTGAAACTACAGCCCCACACAAAGGACTTCTTAGATATCTCCAACCCAAAAGCCAT CTTGGAAACGACATTGAGAAACTACTCATGTTTGACCACTGGTGACACCATCATGGTTGCCTACAACAACAAGAAATTCTACATAGATATTGTAGAAACGAAGCCGTCTTCTGCTATAAGCATTATTGAGACAGACTGCGAGGTTGACTTTGCCCCTCCCCTTGATTATAAAGAGCCTGAAAGACCGGCACCATCAATTCCATCAAGCAAGGCACCTGCTCAAG CCCAAGAGGAGCCCACCAAGGAAGAACCAAAGTTCATCCCGTTTACTGGTGTTGCACAACGCCTGGATGGGAAGCCTTTGAAACAGCCAGCCACAGCTTCTTCTTCTACACAAAATGAGGCTCAATCAGGAGTTGGTGCTAATGGGGCAGGGTCTGCTCAATCAAGCTCTTCATCACGTCCACCTTCAGGAAAGCTTGTGTTTGGTTCGAACATGAGCCAGGCTTCAAAGGACAAACAAAAGGTACAGAAGTATTTCCTTCAGTGA
- the LOC131243760 gene encoding uncharacterized protein LOC131243760 isoform X2 — protein MPPSALDRLASLNIDYPMLFELCNPAAERVSHCGVLEFIADEGVIYLPYWMMENMLLQEGDIVQVKNASLLKGTYVKLQPHTKDFLDISNPKAILETTLRNYSCLTTGDTIMVAYNNKKFYIDIVETKPSSAISIIETDCEVDFAPPLDYKEPERPAPSIPSSKAPAQAQEEPTKEEPKFIPFTGVAQRLDGKPLKQPATASSSTQNEAQSGVGANGAGSAQSSSSSRPPSGKLVFGSNMSQASKDKQKVQKYFLQ, from the exons ATGCCTCCCTCGGCCCTTGATCGCCTTG CATCTCTGAACATTGATTATCCAATGTTATTTGAACTCTGTAATCCCGCGGCAGAGCGGGTTTCTCATTGTGGTGTTCTGGAGTTCATTGCGGATGAAGGCGTTATCTACTTACCATATTGG ATGATGGAAAACATGCTTTTACAAGAGGGGGATATTGTGCAAGTGAAAAATGCCTCCCTTTTGAAGGGAACATATGTGAAACTACAGCCCCACACAAAGGACTTCTTAGATATCTCCAACCCAAAAGCCAT CTTGGAAACGACATTGAGAAACTACTCATGTTTGACCACTGGTGACACCATCATGGTTGCCTACAACAACAAGAAATTCTACATAGATATTGTAGAAACGAAGCCGTCTTCTGCTATAAGCATTATTGAGACAGACTGCGAGGTTGACTTTGCCCCTCCCCTTGATTATAAAGAGCCTGAAAGACCGGCACCATCAATTCCATCAAGCAAGGCACCTGCTCAAG CCCAAGAGGAGCCCACCAAGGAAGAACCAAAGTTCATCCCGTTTACTGGTGTTGCACAACGCCTGGATGGGAAGCCTTTGAAACAGCCAGCCACAGCTTCTTCTTCTACACAAAATGAGGCTCAATCAGGAGTTGGTGCTAATGGGGCAGGGTCTGCTCAATCAAGCTCTTCATCACGTCCACCTTCAGGAAAGCTTGTGTTTGGTTCGAACATGAGCCAGGCTTCAAAGGACAAACAAAAGGTACAGAAGTATTTCCTTCAGTGA
- the LOC131243760 gene encoding uncharacterized protein LOC131243760 isoform X3, with the protein MLFELCNPAAERVSHCGVLEFIADEGVIYLPYWMMENMLLQEGDIVQVKNASLLKGTYVKLQPHTKDFLDISNPKAILETTLRNYSCLTTGDTIMVAYNNKKFYIDIVETKPSSAISIIETDCEVDFAPPLDYKEPERPAPSIPSSKAPAQAQEEPTKEEPKFIPFTGVAQRLDGKPLKQPATASSSTQNEAQSGVGANGAGSAQSSSSSRPPSGKLVFGSNMSQASKDKQKVQKYFLQ; encoded by the exons ATGTTATTTGAACTCTGTAATCCCGCGGCAGAGCGGGTTTCTCATTGTGGTGTTCTGGAGTTCATTGCGGATGAAGGCGTTATCTACTTACCATATTGG ATGATGGAAAACATGCTTTTACAAGAGGGGGATATTGTGCAAGTGAAAAATGCCTCCCTTTTGAAGGGAACATATGTGAAACTACAGCCCCACACAAAGGACTTCTTAGATATCTCCAACCCAAAAGCCAT CTTGGAAACGACATTGAGAAACTACTCATGTTTGACCACTGGTGACACCATCATGGTTGCCTACAACAACAAGAAATTCTACATAGATATTGTAGAAACGAAGCCGTCTTCTGCTATAAGCATTATTGAGACAGACTGCGAGGTTGACTTTGCCCCTCCCCTTGATTATAAAGAGCCTGAAAGACCGGCACCATCAATTCCATCAAGCAAGGCACCTGCTCAAG CCCAAGAGGAGCCCACCAAGGAAGAACCAAAGTTCATCCCGTTTACTGGTGTTGCACAACGCCTGGATGGGAAGCCTTTGAAACAGCCAGCCACAGCTTCTTCTTCTACACAAAATGAGGCTCAATCAGGAGTTGGTGCTAATGGGGCAGGGTCTGCTCAATCAAGCTCTTCATCACGTCCACCTTCAGGAAAGCTTGTGTTTGGTTCGAACATGAGCCAGGCTTCAAAGGACAAACAAAAGGTACAGAAGTATTTCCTTCAGTGA